ACAGTTTAAGCCTAATTATCAGTTTTTACCAGAACATTTATGTTTTGATGAGTTTAAATCCACAAAAACTGCTAAAGGATCTATGAGCTTTATTTTCTGTGATGCTATTACTCATGATATTATCGATATTGTTGAAAACAGGCAATTACACTATCTTAAACGCTATTTTTCTAGGTTTAGTGAATGTGCTAGAGAATCGGTTAAAAGTATATGTATAGATATGTATCAGCCATACATTAGTCTAATTTCTGATCTTTTCCCTAATGCTAAGATAGTATTTGATAAGTTCCATATAGTTAACCACTTATCTAGAGCATTGAACAAAACAAGAATAGAAGTTATGAATGGTTTTTCTAAGTATTCTATGGAATACAAAAGGTTAAAAAGGTATTGGAAGCTGATACAAAAGCCTTATTTAAAGCTTAATTCTACACGTTTTAGAAAGTGGATACATTTTGAAAGATGGAAAAGTGCTAGAGATGTAGTTATGGATAGTATTAGTGTCAACAAAACACTTCTAAATACTTATGATTGTTATCAGATTCTTTTAAAGGATGTAGAAAACGGAGATATTGCCTCCTTAAAGGCACATTTAGAATATTATTCAGATGAGGTATCAGATGCTATGAAAACTAGTATTAACACGCTTTTAAAGGACTTTGAGTACGTAAAAAATTGCTTAGAAGTGAATGTTACAAATGGATGTTTAGAAGGTATTAATAATTTTATTAAGTGTTTAAAAAGAGTTGCTTTCGGATACAGGTCGTACTATCATTTTAGGAATCGAATATTAATTTGCAAGAAAATGATAGTACCAAAAGACACTGTAAGTGTAAAAAAACGTCAGGCAGCTAACGCTGCCTGACATTAATAGTTTGTGATTAATTTATATACCAACACTATTTGACAAAGAACCGATAAAATCAGGGTTTGTCTCATTTAAGCTTCGGTTTCCACCTCTGCTTTATATTTTAATATTCTTGTTCTGCCATTCTCTTGTAAGTTGCGTATCTTTCTTTCGCATCTTCTTCAGCTTGAGCGAATAATGCTTCAGCATCTTCAGGGAATGATCTTTGAAGTGAAGTGTATCTAACCTCAGATCTTATAAAGTCTTGGAATGATCCTGTTGGCTCTTTAGAGTCAAGAACAAATGGATTCTTTCCTTCTTCTTTAAGTCTTGGGTCAAATCTGTATAGGTGCCAGTAACCAGCTTCAACAGCTAACTTCATGTGTTTTTGAGCAGTTCCCATACCTGTTCTGATACCGTGGTTAATACATGGTGAGTAAGCCATTACGATAGATGGTCCATCATAGCTTTCAGCTTCATGCATAGCTTTTAGAGTTTGGTTCATGTTAGCACCCATAGCTACTTGAGCTACGTATACATAACCATAAGTTGCAGCTATTAAACCAAGGTCTTTCTTTCTAACTCTCTTTCCTGATGCAGCAAACTTAGCAACAGCAGCAGTTGGAGTAGCTTTTGATGACTGACCTCCGGTATTTGAGTAAACTTCTGTATCGAATACAAGGATGTTTATATCTTCACCAGATGCGATTACATGGTCAAGTCCGCCAAATCCGATATCATAAGCCCAACCGTCTCCACCAAGAACCCATACAGATCTCTTGATTAGGTAGTCTTTTCTTATTGAGATTTCGCTTAAGATTTCGTCAGCTTTTTCATTACCGGTTTTCTTGTCAAGTAATGGTAGGATTTCTCCAGTAGCAGCTTTAGAACCTTTAGCGTCTTTTATGTTTTCAATCCATGCTTTGAATGGCTCGTTTAGTTCAGAGTCAAGTCCAAGCTCTAGGAATTCTTCCATTAATAACTTGATCTTTTCTCTAATCTTTCTTGATGCTATAGCCATTCCATAACCGTACTCAGCATTGTCCTCGAATAATGAGTTAGCCCAAGCAGGTCCTTTTCCTTCAGCATTCTTACAGTAAACTGTAGCTGGTGCTGAAGCTCCCCAGATTGATGAACAACCTGTAGCATTAGCTATAAGCATTCTATCTCCAAATAATTGAGTCATAAGTTTAGCATATGGAGTTTCTCCACAACCAGCACAAGCTCCTGAGAACTCTAGTAATGGTTGTCTAAACTGGCTACCCTTAAGCATAGTGTCAGGGAAGAACTCATCTTTGTAAGTTATATTTTCAACTGCATAGTTCCAGTTGTCTTTTTCTTTATTGTATTGCTCTTCGAAAGGCTTCATGATTAGAGACTTTTGTTTTGTAGGACAAACATCAGCACAGTTTCCACATCCTGTACAGTCTAGTGGGCTTACTTGCATTCTGAATTCTACATTTTCAAGTCCTTTACCAATTGCTTTTTTAGTTTCGAATCCTTCAGGAGCATTAGCTTTTTCATTTTC
The sequence above is a segment of the Peptoniphilaceae bacterium AMB_02 genome. Coding sequences within it:
- a CDS encoding ISL3 family transposase, which gives rise to MSISNYILNLLDLKDENIEIFENVEKIKKKNISYNLIFGRLTYNASVCPVCGNVHSPSIIKHGTKSSDIKLLPFNGEPTFLRLKKQRFLCKECNSTFIAETDIVKKNCFISNRVKAHITTNLTMKVSEKDIASLHYVSHSTVSKCVDQAFEQFKPNYQFLPEHLCFDEFKSTKTAKGSMSFIFCDAITHDIIDIVENRQLHYLKRYFSRFSECARESVKSICIDMYQPYISLISDLFPNAKIVFDKFHIVNHLSRALNKTRIEVMNGFSKYSMEYKRLKRYWKLIQKPYLKLNSTRFRKWIHFERWKSARDVVMDSISVNKTLLNTYDCYQILLKDVENGDIASLKAHLEYYSDEVSDAMKTSINTLLKDFEYVKNCLEVNVTNGCLEGINNFIKCLKRVAFGYRSYYHFRNRILICKKMIVPKDTVSVKKRQAANAA